In uncultured Bacteroides sp., the following proteins share a genomic window:
- a CDS encoding RNA polymerase sigma factor has translation MDAESFKRMYLPYHQKLYRIAFRLLGNSCDAEDMVQEAYLKLWNKREELIDIRNPESFCVILLKNICFDYLRSTKNETEKQNIEVVGKANDISLINEIEIKDELNCVKQLITQLPEKQQEVMKLRHLSECSIEEIEHITGLNAINIRVLISRARKTIREQFNILKQ, from the coding sequence ATGGATGCCGAAAGCTTCAAAAGGATGTACCTTCCGTATCACCAGAAACTTTACAGGATTGCCTTCAGGTTACTGGGCAACTCATGTGATGCGGAAGATATGGTGCAGGAGGCGTATCTGAAACTATGGAATAAACGGGAAGAGCTCATTGATATCAGAAATCCGGAATCGTTCTGTGTTATCTTGCTTAAAAATATCTGCTTCGATTATCTTCGCTCAACTAAGAATGAGACTGAGAAACAGAATATAGAAGTTGTAGGAAAAGCAAATGATATTTCACTTATTAATGAAATAGAGATCAAAGATGAGTTGAACTGCGTGAAACAACTCATTACTCAATTACCGGAGAAACAGCAGGAGGTGATGAAACTAAGACATCTGAGTGAATGCTCCATTGAAGAAATAGAGCATATAACCGGACTTAATGCCATCAACATAAGGGTGCTGATATCAAGAGCCAGGAAAACGATACGCGAACAATTTAATATATTGAAACAATGA
- a CDS encoding TetR/AcrR family transcriptional regulator yields the protein MKETEDKILFGAFKLFLTKNFEKVTIADLEKALGLSRGAIFYYMKTKEELFIRVIDKYVLSPHNIDNKFAEFKDSSLIDFINFYIDGIKKTMKSIESCGVKNLHRSYFSLIFQALQYYPNFGEFISGIFEKELELWKKVIESAIKSGELKQDLDADIIAMHFRYIYSGLSFEMSLKNGLDTEQLMSIYMEFYSRIKI from the coding sequence GTGAAAGAGACAGAAGATAAAATACTATTTGGGGCATTCAAGTTATTCTTAACAAAGAACTTCGAAAAGGTTACTATAGCAGATTTAGAGAAAGCCCTGGGGTTAAGCCGTGGGGCTATCTTCTACTATATGAAAACAAAAGAAGAACTTTTTATCAGAGTTATTGATAAATATGTCTTATCTCCTCACAATATCGATAACAAATTTGCAGAATTTAAAGATTCCAGCCTTATCGATTTCATTAATTTTTATATTGATGGAATAAAAAAAACCATGAAATCAATTGAATCGTGTGGAGTCAAGAATCTGCACAGATCCTATTTTAGTCTTATCTTCCAGGCTTTACAATACTATCCCAATTTTGGTGAATTTATATCCGGTATTTTTGAGAAAGAACTGGAATTATGGAAAAAAGTCATAGAAAGCGCAATCAAATCAGGAGAATTAAAACAAGATTTGGATGCTGATATTATAGCTATGCATTTCAGATATATATACTCAGGATTATCTTTCGAGATGTCTTTAAAGAATGGGCTCGATACAGAACAGCTAATGAGTATATATATGGAATTCTATAGCAGGATCAAGATATAA
- the bcp gene encoding thioredoxin-dependent thiol peroxidase produces MNVGDKAPDILGINEKGEEIRLSNYKGKKVVLYFYPKDSTSGCTAQACNLRDNYSDLRKAGYEVIGVSVDNEKSHQKFIEKNELPFTLIADTEKKLVEQFGVWAEKKMYGRSYMGTLRTTFIINEEGIIERIISPKEVSTKEHAKQII; encoded by the coding sequence ATGAATGTAGGAGATAAAGCCCCTGATATATTGGGAATAAATGAAAAAGGTGAAGAAATTCGCCTAAGCAATTATAAAGGTAAGAAAGTGGTATTGTACTTTTATCCCAAAGATAGCACTTCGGGATGCACAGCTCAGGCCTGCAACCTCCGTGATAATTACTCCGATCTTCGGAAAGCCGGGTATGAAGTCATAGGCGTAAGTGTAGATAATGAGAAATCTCATCAGAAATTCATCGAAAAGAATGAACTTCCTTTCACACTAATTGCTGATACTGAAAAGAAACTGGTAGAACAATTCGGTGTGTGGGCAGAAAAGAAGATGTACGGAAGATCTTATATGGGTACTCTCCGCACAACCTTTATCATTAATGAAGAAGGCATTATCGAACGTATTATTTCTCCAAAAGAAGTAAGCACAAAAGAACATGCTAAGCAAATTATTTAA
- a CDS encoding LysR family transcriptional regulator: protein MSDFRLKVFLSVARNLSFTKASQELFITQPAITKHIQELESLYKIRLFERLGNKIVLTKAGELLQEHSERILEDYKRLDYEMHLLHNECSGELRLGASTTISQYVLPPLLARFIEKFPQVSLSLLNGNSRDVENALQEHRIDLGLVEGIIRLPNLKYTNFLDDELVAVVHTHSKLAKLDEISVYDLYNMPLVLRERGSGTLDVLETSLLRHNIRLSDLNIKMYLGSTESIKLFLENTDCMGIVSVRSISRELAVGLFKVIDIKYLEMEREFSFARLQGEESGLSQVFMQFAAHYNKKL, encoded by the coding sequence ATGTCAGACTTCCGACTCAAGGTGTTTCTCAGTGTGGCGCGGAATCTTAGCTTTACTAAGGCTTCGCAGGAGTTGTTTATTACTCAGCCTGCAATAACCAAACATATACAGGAGTTGGAAAGTCTTTATAAGATAAGGCTTTTTGAACGGCTGGGCAATAAAATTGTGCTGACTAAGGCAGGCGAACTTCTTCAGGAACATAGCGAACGCATACTTGAAGATTACAAACGGCTGGACTATGAAATGCATCTGCTGCACAATGAATGCTCGGGCGAACTTCGTCTGGGGGCAAGTACAACGATTTCGCAATACGTTCTTCCGCCTTTGCTGGCCCGGTTTATAGAAAAGTTTCCTCAGGTTTCCCTGTCATTACTTAATGGCAACTCCCGTGATGTGGAAAATGCCTTGCAGGAACACCGTATAGACCTGGGATTGGTCGAAGGAATAATTCGTTTGCCCAACCTGAAATACACCAATTTTCTTGATGATGAACTTGTTGCAGTGGTGCATACTCACAGCAAACTAGCCAAACTTGACGAAATATCTGTTTACGATCTTTATAACATGCCTCTGGTATTGCGCGAAAGAGGGTCGGGTACACTGGATGTATTGGAGACTTCTTTGCTTCGCCATAACATCAGATTATCAGATCTTAATATAAAGATGTATCTGGGAAGCACAGAAAGCATTAAACTTTTCCTCGAAAATACAGATTGTATGGGTATTGTTTCCGTACGCTCTATTTCTCGTGAACTAGCTGTAGGTCTATTCAAGGTGATTGATATTAAATATCTCGAAATGGAGCGTGAGTTCTCTTTTGCCCGTTTGCAGGGAGAGGAGAGTGGACTGTCTCAAGTCTTCATGCAATTTGCGGCCCATTATAACAAGAAGTTATAA
- a CDS encoding type II CAAX endopeptidase family protein, translating into MKAIRPIFQNLIPYNWVFGLIFIILLGIPRFILVLSANVTKNYGSVSIIFIVMWFIPFILLNKVGRTFIGLKKPKNLKWLIYSVALGGIASFIVYLCASWLFGSTINNSLVYIAKSYSVSGVVFTPETRKMYFILYAFAGMIFSPIGEELFYRGLIHGSFVSRFGERNASRFDSLAFAFTHLAHFGIVYVAGGWAFLLLPSLVWVISMYAVSRLFFFCKQKTGSLFGAILCHAAYNVMMMYVIFYKILL; encoded by the coding sequence ATGAAAGCTATTAGACCGATCTTTCAAAACCTCATCCCATACAATTGGGTGTTTGGTTTAATATTTATCATTCTATTGGGTATTCCTCGTTTTATATTGGTTCTAAGTGCTAATGTTACAAAGAACTATGGCTCTGTTTCCATTATATTTATCGTCATGTGGTTTATTCCTTTTATTCTGTTGAATAAAGTGGGCAGAACCTTTATTGGACTTAAAAAACCAAAGAATCTAAAGTGGTTAATATATTCAGTAGCTTTGGGCGGCATTGCTTCTTTTATTGTTTATTTATGTGCATCCTGGCTTTTTGGAAGTACTATAAATAACAGTCTTGTTTATATAGCCAAATCTTATTCAGTTTCCGGAGTAGTATTTACTCCTGAAACCAGAAAAATGTATTTCATTCTTTATGCATTTGCCGGAATGATTTTTAGTCCTATAGGGGAGGAGCTATTTTATAGAGGGCTTATACATGGAAGTTTTGTTTCTCGCTTTGGCGAACGGAATGCGTCAAGATTTGATAGCTTGGCTTTTGCTTTTACTCACTTAGCTCATTTCGGCATTGTTTATGTTGCGGGAGGTTGGGCGTTTTTGCTATTACCTTCTTTGGTTTGGGTGATAAGTATGTATGCTGTAAGTCGCTTGTTTTTTTTCTGTAAGCAGAAAACAGGTTCATTATTCGGAGCAATCTTATGTCATGCGGCATATAATGTAATGATGATGTATGTCATCTTCTATAAGATATTATTGTAA
- a CDS encoding putative sulfate exporter family transporter produces MNAVVKFLKGNNKIIYGALLVFCLFPFVTPPVALFTGLAFALICGQAHPKFNKKSSKYLLQFSVVGLGFGMNLHQALASGKDGMMFTIISVVGTLLIGSFIAWRMKVEKKTGYLISSGTAICGGSAIAAVGPVIKADDGQMSVSLGTIFILNAIALFLFPVLGHYLGLTQHQFGMWAAIAIHDTSSVVGAGAAYGEEALKVATTVKLTRALWIIPVAFVTSFIFKNKTGKISIPWFIFIFILAMLANTFLPLPAFLTSGLVWLARKGLTLTLFFIGASLSKDVLQRVGIRPMIQGVLLWIVIGVSSLLYILYATA; encoded by the coding sequence ATGAACGCAGTTGTAAAGTTTTTAAAGGGTAACAATAAGATTATCTACGGAGCATTACTGGTCTTTTGTCTTTTTCCATTCGTGACTCCTCCCGTAGCCTTGTTTACAGGTTTGGCTTTTGCGCTGATTTGCGGACAAGCACATCCTAAGTTTAATAAGAAATCATCAAAGTATCTTTTGCAGTTCTCTGTCGTGGGTCTCGGATTTGGCATGAATCTTCATCAGGCTCTGGCTTCAGGTAAAGACGGAATGATGTTTACCATCATTTCTGTAGTCGGTACCTTACTCATTGGCTCCTTTATAGCCTGGCGTATGAAGGTGGAAAAGAAAACCGGTTACCTCATTAGCTCGGGAACAGCTATTTGTGGAGGAAGTGCCATTGCAGCAGTGGGGCCGGTAATAAAGGCCGATGATGGTCAGATGTCCGTATCATTGGGCACAATCTTTATTCTTAATGCCATTGCTCTTTTCCTTTTTCCTGTTCTTGGACATTACCTCGGACTAACCCAGCACCAGTTTGGCATGTGGGCTGCCATTGCCATTCATGATACAAGTTCAGTTGTTGGTGCCGGAGCAGCTTATGGCGAAGAAGCGCTGAAAGTAGCAACAACAGTAAAGCTTACTCGTGCTTTATGGATTATTCCGGTAGCATTTGTCACTTCATTCATCTTTAAGAATAAAACTGGTAAGATATCCATTCCCTGGTTTATCTTTATCTTCATACTAGCTATGCTGGCAAATACATTCTTGCCCTTGCCTGCTTTTCTAACCAGTGGATTGGTTTGGTTGGCTCGTAAAGGACTAACTCTTACCCTGTTCTTTATAGGTGCTTCACTTTCTAAAGATGTTTTGCAGCGTGTGGGTATCCGTCCAATGATTCAGGGAGTTCTTCTTTGGATAGTTATCGGAGTTTCTTCTTTACTTTACATCCTTTATGCAACTGCTTAA
- a CDS encoding DUF4252 domain-containing protein — protein MIKKFILCVSMLLVTQWSLGQNIDNLFSEFSHAPKVENVKINKFLMTLIKPFMTGDDTRGLKGINSMQILALSSCSSDIKNSFAEKVKTINDESYETLVRSNQNGENVRILVKIDKEEIRELVILTTGEGAALVKIKGKFKKSDLAKLTDK, from the coding sequence ATGATAAAGAAATTCATTTTATGTGTGTCTATGCTACTAGTAACACAATGGAGCCTTGGTCAAAACATAGACAATTTGTTTTCTGAATTTTCACATGCACCGAAGGTTGAGAATGTGAAAATAAATAAGTTTCTGATGACATTAATAAAACCCTTCATGACTGGCGATGATACACGTGGATTAAAAGGCATTAATTCCATGCAGATTCTAGCTCTGAGTAGTTGTTCATCCGACATTAAAAACAGTTTTGCTGAAAAGGTAAAAACGATAAACGATGAAAGTTACGAAACATTAGTTCGTTCAAATCAAAATGGCGAAAATGTGAGAATCCTGGTTAAGATAGACAAAGAAGAGATTCGTGAGTTGGTAATACTTACTACCGGTGAAGGTGCAGCTTTAGTGAAGATCAAAGGTAAATTTAAGAAGTCTGATTTAGCTAAACTTACTGATAAATAA
- the recA gene encoding recombinase RecA has protein sequence MAKKESDELNFQTNMASSEKLKALQAAMDKIEKSYGKGSIMKLGDNNVQEIEVIPTGSIALNVALGVGGYPRGRVIEIYGPESSGKTTLAIHAIAQAQKAGGIAAIIDAEHAFDRFYAAKLGVDIDNLWISQPDNGEQALEIADQLIRSSAVDIVVIDSVAALTPKAEIEGDMGENKVGLQARLMSQALRKLTGTISKTNTTCIFINQLREKIGVMFGNPETTTGGNALKFYASVRLDIRRASQLKDGEDVIGNQTRVKVVKNKVAPPFRKAEFDIMFGEGISRSGEIVDLGADLGIVKKSGSWYSYNDTKLGQGRDAAKQCISDNPELADELEALIFEKLKEKKN, from the coding sequence ATGGCAAAGAAAGAAAGCGATGAATTAAATTTTCAAACGAATATGGCATCAAGCGAAAAATTAAAAGCCTTACAGGCTGCTATGGATAAGATAGAAAAGAGCTACGGCAAAGGTTCTATCATGAAACTAGGCGATAACAATGTGCAGGAAATAGAAGTAATCCCTACCGGATCTATTGCATTAAATGTAGCATTAGGAGTAGGTGGTTATCCTCGGGGAAGAGTAATTGAAATCTATGGTCCTGAATCTTCAGGTAAAACAACACTTGCAATCCATGCCATTGCACAGGCTCAGAAAGCAGGAGGTATTGCTGCTATTATTGATGCCGAGCATGCATTTGATCGCTTTTATGCTGCCAAGCTGGGTGTAGATATTGACAATCTTTGGATTTCTCAGCCAGACAATGGTGAACAGGCTTTGGAAATTGCAGATCAGTTGATCCGTTCTTCAGCTGTTGACATTGTTGTAATTGACTCTGTTGCCGCACTTACTCCAAAAGCTGAAATTGAAGGTGATATGGGAGAAAATAAAGTAGGTCTTCAGGCTCGTTTAATGTCTCAGGCTTTACGTAAACTGACTGGTACTATCAGTAAAACAAATACTACTTGTATCTTCATTAACCAATTACGTGAAAAAATTGGTGTTATGTTTGGTAATCCTGAAACAACAACCGGTGGTAACGCACTGAAATTCTATGCTTCTGTACGTCTGGATATCCGCCGCGCAAGCCAGCTTAAAGATGGTGAAGATGTTATCGGTAACCAAACTCGCGTGAAGGTAGTAAAGAACAAGGTTGCTCCTCCTTTCCGCAAAGCTGAATTCGACATCATGTTCGGAGAAGGTATATCACGTTCAGGAGAAATTGTTGACCTGGGTGCAGATTTGGGAATCGTTAAAAAGAGCGGTTCATGGTATAGCTACAATGACACTAAACTTGGTCAGGGAAGAGATGCTGCTAAACAATGCATAAGCGACAATCCAGAACTTGCAGATGAATTGGAAGCTTTAATCTTTGAAAAACTGAAAGAGAAAAAGAACTAA
- a CDS encoding DUF6621 family protein, with amino-acid sequence MEEDIKMAETVMLVDASFLNFVTEDIKKNFERMLNRELQEIDLSHLFTYIALDAGISEGKNEMQIFFIYDTDSPRLVHTQPSDLTSELNNVAFSNEFGEFCFNTFQPENMASREELYLESLKVLVDTEEVKRVIVLSFNEEYGEKVHKILKKVEEKELVQFRMNEPEYETDYRWEMLAYPLMQALGIRGDELQ; translated from the coding sequence ATGGAAGAAGATATAAAGATGGCTGAAACAGTGATGCTTGTAGATGCATCATTTCTGAATTTTGTGACCGAAGATATTAAGAAGAACTTTGAGAGAATGTTGAACAGAGAGTTACAGGAAATCGATCTTTCTCATCTGTTTACATATATCGCCCTCGATGCCGGAATATCCGAAGGCAAGAATGAAATGCAGATTTTCTTTATTTATGATACAGATTCCCCTCGTCTGGTTCACACGCAGCCTTCCGATCTTACAAGTGAGCTTAATAATGTAGCATTCAGCAATGAATTCGGAGAGTTTTGCTTTAATACTTTTCAACCGGAAAACATGGCTTCTCGCGAAGAACTTTACCTTGAATCTCTGAAAGTACTTGTTGATACGGAAGAAGTGAAGAGAGTTATTGTACTATCTTTCAATGAAGAATACGGAGAGAAGGTTCATAAAATTCTGAAGAAGGTGGAAGAAAAAGAATTAGTTCAGTTTCGCATGAATGAACCCGAGTATGAGACCGACTATCGTTGGGAAATGCTTGCTTATCCGCTGATGCAGGCTTTGGGAATTCGCGGGGATGAATTGCAGTAA
- the clpB gene encoding ATP-dependent chaperone ClpB, with product MNFNNFTIKSQEAVQEGINLAQSRGQQAIETVHVLHGVIKVGENVTNFIFQKLGMNGQQIALVLDKQIDSFPKVTGGDPYLGRETNDVFQKATQYSKEMGDEFVSLEHLLLALLTVKSTAANILKDAGMNEKELRAAITELRKGEKVTSQTSEDTYQSLNKYAINLNEQARTGKLDPVIGRDEEIRRVLQILSRRTKNNPILIGEPGTGKTAIVEGLAHRILRGDVPDNLKNKQLYSLDMGALVAGAKYKGEFEERLKSVINEVIKSDGNIILFIDEIHTLVGAGKGEGAMDAANILKPALARGELRSIGATTYNEYQRYFEKDKALERRFQVVQVDEPDILSTISILRGLKERYENHHHVRIKDDAIIAAVELSNRYITNRFLPDKAIDLMDEAAAKLRMEVNSVPEELDEISRKIKQLEIEREAIKREKDEVKLQQLNKEIAELKEQESSFKAKWQNEKTLVDKIQQNKVEIENLKFEAEKAEREGDYGRVAEIRYGKLQALNAEIEETQKLLHQTQNGSAMIKEEVDAEDIADVVSRWTGIPVKKMLKSEANKLLFLENELHERVIGQDEAIEAVADAVRRSRSGLQDPKRPIGSFIFLGTTGVGKTELAKALAEFLFDDEAMMTRIDMSEYQEKHSVSRLVGAPPGYVGYDEGGQLTEAIRHKPYSVVLFDEIEKAHPDVFNILLQVLDDGRLTDNKGRVVNFKNTIIIMTSNMGSSYIQSQFEKLNDENREGIIEETKKEVMVMLKKTIRPEFLNRIDETIMFLPLSESEIKQIVGLQIKGIQKMLAGNGVTLELTEAAMQFIATAGYDPEFGARPVKRAIQRYLLNDLSKKLLAQEVDREKPIVVDALGEGLVFRN from the coding sequence ATGAACTTCAACAATTTTACTATTAAATCACAGGAAGCGGTACAAGAGGGCATAAACCTGGCACAAAGTCGCGGACAGCAGGCTATTGAAACCGTTCATGTGCTTCATGGAGTGATAAAAGTTGGCGAAAATGTAACCAATTTCATCTTCCAGAAACTAGGAATGAACGGGCAACAGATAGCACTGGTGCTCGACAAGCAGATTGATTCTTTCCCAAAAGTGACCGGTGGAGATCCTTACCTTGGCAGGGAGACGAATGATGTTTTCCAGAAAGCTACTCAATATTCTAAAGAGATGGGCGACGAGTTTGTTTCTCTGGAGCATTTGTTGCTGGCTCTGCTCACGGTTAAAAGCACTGCTGCCAATATTCTGAAGGATGCCGGAATGAACGAAAAGGAACTTCGGGCAGCCATTACCGAATTGCGTAAAGGAGAAAAAGTAACTTCGCAGACCAGTGAGGATACTTATCAGTCGCTTAACAAATATGCTATTAACCTGAACGAGCAAGCCCGCACCGGCAAACTCGATCCGGTAATTGGTCGTGACGAGGAAATCCGTAGGGTACTTCAGATTCTTAGCCGACGCACCAAGAATAACCCGATCCTTATTGGTGAACCGGGAACGGGTAAGACGGCTATCGTTGAGGGTCTGGCGCACAGAATCCTGAGGGGTGACGTGCCCGATAATCTTAAAAACAAACAACTCTATTCACTTGACATGGGTGCTTTGGTAGCCGGTGCCAAGTATAAGGGAGAATTCGAGGAAAGGCTGAAATCGGTAATCAATGAAGTGATAAAGTCCGACGGAAACATCATTCTATTTATCGATGAAATTCACACACTTGTGGGCGCAGGCAAGGGTGAAGGCGCCATGGATGCAGCAAATATACTGAAGCCTGCGCTGGCTCGTGGCGAGTTGCGTTCCATTGGAGCCACTACTTACAACGAATATCAGAGGTATTTCGAGAAAGATAAAGCATTGGAGAGAAGATTCCAGGTGGTTCAGGTAGATGAGCCGGATATTCTTAGCACCATTTCTATCCTTCGGGGACTGAAAGAGCGCTATGAAAATCACCATCATGTGCGTATCAAAGACGATGCAATCATTGCTGCCGTGGAACTGTCTAACCGTTACATAACAAATCGTTTCCTTCCCGACAAGGCTATTGACCTGATGGACGAAGCGGCCGCCAAGTTACGTATGGAGGTAAACTCCGTGCCTGAAGAACTGGACGAGATAAGCAGAAAAATAAAGCAGCTGGAAATTGAGCGCGAAGCCATCAAACGAGAAAAGGACGAAGTAAAACTTCAACAGCTAAACAAGGAGATTGCCGAGTTGAAGGAGCAGGAAAGTTCATTCAAAGCAAAATGGCAAAATGAAAAAACGCTGGTCGATAAAATTCAGCAAAACAAAGTTGAGATAGAGAACCTGAAATTTGAAGCTGAGAAAGCCGAGCGTGAAGGTGATTATGGACGGGTGGCCGAGATTCGCTACGGCAAACTTCAGGCATTGAATGCCGAAATAGAAGAAACACAAAAGCTGTTGCACCAAACTCAGAACGGGAGTGCAATGATTAAGGAAGAGGTTGATGCTGAAGATATTGCCGATGTAGTATCACGCTGGACGGGTATTCCGGTAAAGAAGATGCTGAAAAGCGAAGCCAACAAACTTCTTTTCCTTGAAAACGAACTCCACGAGCGGGTAATTGGTCAGGACGAAGCCATTGAAGCAGTGGCGGATGCCGTGCGAAGAAGTCGGTCAGGATTGCAGGATCCAAAGCGTCCTATCGGAAGTTTCATCTTTCTGGGAACCACTGGTGTGGGTAAAACCGAACTAGCCAAGGCGCTTGCCGAGTTCCTCTTCGATGATGAAGCAATGATGACTCGTATAGATATGAGCGAGTATCAGGAGAAACATTCCGTATCAAGGCTGGTTGGAGCACCTCCGGGATACGTAGGTTACGATGAAGGCGGTCAGCTTACTGAAGCCATTCGCCATAAACCCTACTCTGTAGTGCTGTTCGACGAAATAGAAAAAGCACATCCCGATGTGTTCAACATCTTACTGCAAGTACTCGATGACGGTAGACTGACGGATAACAAAGGAAGGGTGGTAAACTTCAAGAATACCATCATCATTATGACGTCCAACATGGGAAGCTCGTACATTCAAAGTCAGTTTGAAAAGCTGAACGATGAAAATAGAGAGGGCATTATTGAGGAAACCAAAAAGGAAGTAATGGTGATGCTGAAGAAAACAATCCGTCCGGAATTCCTGAATCGTATTGACGAGACCATTATGTTCCTGCCATTATCAGAGAGTGAAATTAAACAGATAGTTGGTCTGCAGATAAAAGGCATCCAAAAGATGCTTGCCGGAAACGGAGTAACCCTGGAACTGACGGAAGCAGCCATGCAATTTATTGCCACTGCCGGATATGATCCGGAGTTTGGTGCCCGTCCGGTAAAGAGAGCTATCCAGCGCTACTTGCTAAACGACTTATCCAAAAAGCTACTGGCACAGGAAGTAGACCGTGAAAAGCCAATTGTGGTAGATGCATTAGGAGAAGGATTAGTTTTCAGGAATTAA
- a CDS encoding saccharopine dehydrogenase family protein yields the protein MGRVLIIGAGGVGTVVAHKVAQNADVFTDIMLASRTKSKCDAIAKAIGGDRIKTAQVDADNVDELVALFNDFKPELVINVALPYQDLTIMDACLIAGVNYLDTANYEPKDEAHFEYSWQWAYQDKFKKAGLTAILGCGFDPGVSGVYTAYAAKHHFDEINYLDIVDCNAGDHHKAFATNFNPEINIREVTQKGKYYENGEWVVTEPHQIHKPLNYPNIGPKESYVIYHEELESLVKNYPTLKRARFWMTFGQEYLTHLRVIQNIGMARIDEIDYNGQKIVPIQFLKAVLPNPGDLGENYTGETSIGCRIRGIKDGKERTYYVYNNCSHEAAYKETGAQGVSYTTGVPAMIGAMMFLKGEWRRPGVNNVEDFNPDPFMEQLNKQGLPWVEVFDGDLEL from the coding sequence ATGGGTAGAGTTCTAATTATTGGTGCTGGCGGTGTTGGAACCGTTGTTGCACATAAAGTGGCACAAAATGCTGATGTTTTCACAGATATTATGTTGGCAAGCCGCACAAAATCGAAATGTGATGCCATTGCAAAAGCAATTGGTGGAGATAGAATAAAAACGGCTCAGGTAGATGCCGACAATGTAGATGAACTTGTTGCTTTATTCAACGACTTCAAACCGGAACTAGTAATCAACGTGGCTCTTCCTTATCAGGATCTTACCATAATGGATGCTTGTCTTATTGCAGGGGTTAACTACCTTGACACAGCAAACTATGAACCAAAGGATGAAGCTCACTTTGAATACAGCTGGCAATGGGCATATCAGGATAAGTTTAAAAAAGCCGGACTGACTGCTATCTTAGGATGCGGTTTCGACCCGGGAGTAAGTGGCGTTTATACTGCCTATGCAGCGAAACATCACTTTGATGAAATCAATTATCTTGATATCGTTGACTGCAATGCAGGTGATCATCACAAAGCTTTTGCTACTAACTTCAATCCGGAAATCAACATCCGCGAGGTTACGCAAAAGGGAAAATACTACGAAAACGGAGAATGGGTGGTTACTGAGCCTCATCAGATTCACAAGCCATTGAATTATCCTAATATCGGTCCTAAAGAATCATACGTAATTTACCACGAAGAACTTGAATCTCTGGTGAAGAACTACCCTACCCTTAAGCGTGCTCGCTTTTGGATGACTTTCGGACAGGAATATCTTACTCACCTTCGCGTTATCCAAAACATTGGCATGGCTCGTATTGATGAGATTGATTACAACGGACAAAAAATTGTTCCTATTCAATTCCTGAAAGCAGTTCTTCCTAATCCGGGAGATCTTGGTGAAAACTATACCGGAGAAACTTCAATTGGTTGCCGTATCCGCGGTATCAAAGATGGTAAAGAGCGTACTTATTACGTATATAATAACTGTAGCCACGAAGCAGCCTATAAAGAAACTGGTGCTCAGGGCGTAAGTTACACAACCGGTGTGCCTGCCATGATTGGTGCAATGATGTTCCTTAAAGGTGAATGGAGACGTCCGGGAGTAAACAACGTAGAAGATTTTAATCCGGATCCGTTCATGGAACAACTCAACAAGCAAGGTTTACCTTGGGTAGAGGTGTTCGATGGTGACCTGGAACTCTAA
- a CDS encoding DUF4252 domain-containing protein, giving the protein MKLKHVLLIILMCCASVASAQNKLIEKFADMDGVTSVFISKSMLQMMPNMKTEGIDIGGIAGKLESMLILTSEKASISNMMKNEIPSFTSNKSYEELMRVKDEGSRVTFYIKRKNNSKIGELIMMVDEHPQFVFIQIKGDMTLQDIQNITKGKR; this is encoded by the coding sequence ATGAAACTAAAACATGTGTTATTAATAATATTAATGTGCTGTGCCAGCGTAGCATCTGCACAAAATAAGCTCATTGAGAAATTTGCTGATATGGACGGAGTTACTTCTGTATTTATATCTAAGTCGATGCTTCAAATGATGCCAAACATGAAAACGGAAGGAATAGATATTGGAGGTATAGCCGGAAAGCTGGAATCAATGCTTATACTAACAAGTGAAAAAGCCTCTATCTCTAACATGATGAAAAATGAAATTCCATCCTTTACCTCGAACAAAAGTTATGAGGAACTGATGCGTGTAAAAGATGAAGGTTCTCGTGTTACATTTTACATAAAAAGAAAAAACAATAGTAAAATTGGTGAGCTAATAATGATGGTTGACGAGCATCCTCAGTTTGTATTTATACAAATTAAAGGAGACATGACGCTTCAGGATATCCAGAATATTACAAAAGGAAAGAGATAA